Proteins from a single region of Rhinatrema bivittatum chromosome 13, aRhiBiv1.1, whole genome shotgun sequence:
- the TMEM17 gene encoding transmembrane protein 17: MALPEPVRRRLNSFSRTVFTDANRTGPECGEAFGAAVAENEVVSNLPLQMSLYFNVFYFPFWWVCYVTILQLKYSVLPDYYKFILVTILILMSLIEVIRLYLGYTGNLQEKVPELAGFWLLSLLLQLPLLLFLLFNEGLELQPLERATHIVFLLFLAFQVMAAFVTLKRMVNHLATRFHLREFDRLEVGVARSEDKELMTVPGKGAQPSEIGWSSGLTASAL, encoded by the exons atggcgctgccGGAGCCGGTGCGGCGCCGACTGAACTCGTTCTCTCGGACCGTGTTTACCGACGCGAACCGGACCGGCCCGGAATGCGGCGAGGCCTTCGGCGCTGCGGTCGCCG aAAACGAGGTGGTTTCCAATTTGCCGCTGCAGATGTCGTTGTATTTCAATGTCTTCTACTTCCCTTTCTGGTGGGTGTGCTATGTTACCATTCTACAGCTCAAG tacTCGGTGTTGCCAGACTACTACAAATTCATTCTAGTGACGATTCTTATTCTGATGTCTTTGATAGAAGTCATCCGTCTGTATTTGGGGTACACAGGGAACCTGCAGGAAAAG gTCCCCGAGTTGGCCGGATTTTGGCTGCTCAGCCTCCTGCTGCAGCTGCCACTGCTACTTTTCCTGCTTTTTAACGAAGGCCTGGAGCTGCAGCCCCTGGAACGAGCGACCCACATCGTCTTCCTCCTTTTCCTCGCCTTCCAGGTTATGGCGGCCTTTGTTACCCTCAAGAGGATGGTCAATCACCTGGCCACCCGCTTTCACCTGCGAGAGTTTGACCGCTTGGAGGTAGGGGTTGCCAGAAGTGAGGACAAAGAGCTGATGACCGTGCCAGGCAAGGGAGCCCAACCCAGTGAGATTGGCTGGAGCTCTGGACTCACGGCATCAGCGCTATAA